DNA from Pichia kudriavzevii chromosome 5, complete sequence:
ATGACTTTCAAACTTCCAACAGACAAATCGGGAATCCCATTGATTGGTATTGGATCAGGCACTTATTATTATAAGAAGGACAAGCATGCTCCTGTCAACGAGCAGCTAGTCAAGATCTTCACCACAGCAGTGAAGGAGGGTTTTGTGCACTTGGACTCTGCTGAGGTTTATGGCAACGACGCCGAATTGAGGGATGCCTTGAAACAGTTGGTTGGTGGCGGGGTCAAGCGTGAAGATATATTCATCACTGACAAATACTATGCCGGTGATGGAAGCTACAGTGCACATTCACCATTTTCCAATCCTTATGAAAGAATCAAGAGTTTGGTCAAAGAGTTGAACACTTCCTATGTTGATTTGTATCTACTTCATGCGCCGTTTATCAAGAAGGAAAGCCATGGTTTTGATTTAAAGGAGGCCTGGAAGTATCTACAGCAGGCAAAGGACGAAGGGTTAGCCAAAAGAATCGGTGTTTCCAATTTCGGTGTTGAAGATCTCAAGGAAATCATTGGTACTACTGCAACAGATCCAGAGGTCAACCAAATCGAGTACAATGCGTTTTTGCAAAACCAGACTCCCGGAATCGTTGAGTTCAGCCAATCTCACAACATTGCAGTGGAAGCGTATTCCCCGCTTGCACCTATCACCAGCGGTGATTTGACTCAGGGCAAGGGATTGGAGTTTGCAAAGTACTTGGAAGAATTGGGTGCAAAGTATGGTAAGACAAACACCCAGATCTTACTCAGGTGGGTCATTCAAACAAACGTCATTCCAATTACAACCACTTCCAAAGTAGAACGTCTACAAGAACTAAAGGGTGTGTTTGGTTGGGAGTTAGAAGCTTCTGAAGTATCCAAGATCTCAGAATTGGGCAAAGCGTATGGCACCTTGCGCAAGTATTGGAAGCCCGAATACTCCAAATatgattgattgattcaCTGGTTAACTACCGAACACTATATATCATCACAATCGttatgtattttttttttttgttttacaaTAGCCCTGTCTCAATCAATCGACTCTCTAAAATCCAAGGTCTTCTGGCCCAAAACTATTTGGGAGTAACTCGTCTAGCGTCTTTATAGTGCTCTTTGAAGTGTCGTTATTGAACATGATAATTGGGAGttgcaattttttcttgccGATTTGGTTTGCACCGGAAAACTCACGAATGAATTGTCTACATACACCGCATGGAGATGAACACGTTGGGGAGTCGGTGACGATGGCGATAGCCTTAAACACTCTATCGCCTTCACTCACAGCCTTAGACATGGCAGTCCGCTCCGCACAGATGCCTGCTGTGTATGCCGCATTCTCAACGTTACATCCAGTGTAAAGCTTACCAGACTCTGCTAGAATGGCACATCCAACACGAAACTTCGAGTAGGGGCAGTACGCAATCTCTTGTGCCTTGAGAACCGTGGTTTTCAGTAATTCGTACTCTTCCTTTGTAACTAGAGACTCTGCAGACATTGTAAGCGGGAAATCGGCACAGTAGACGGGAGAGGGGGAAGGGGGGGAGGTCTTGGAACATGGAGAAGAGAGATATCGATAAGAGACACCAACTTCCATCCAAATTCTCCTCCAATTCTCCGTGATCAGATTCCAAGGCAGTGCATCCGCTCACCTCTCTATTTGAGATTCCAATACTACGACAATGGTCCACGTTGTGGCATGAACTTGGAGTAGTTGGGGAAGAAAGGATGTCGCCCCGATGTAAAGGTGCATCTTAAGGAAACAGGAGGTTTTGTTCTTGTATTAAGTCTGGTCTTGAATAGTTCTGCATTTTGGAATGGAGA
Protein-coding regions in this window:
- a CDS encoding uncharacterized protein (PKUD0E05850; similar to Saccharomyces cerevisiae YDL124W; ancestral locus Anc_7.285), whose product is MTFKLPTDKSGIPLIGIGSGTYYYKKDKHAPVNEQLVKIFTTAVKEGFVHLDSAEVYGNDAELRDALKQLVGGGVKREDIFITDKYYAGDGSYSAHSPFSNPYERIKSLVKELNTSYVDLYLLHAPFIKKESHGFDLKEAWKYLQQAKDEGLAKRIGVSNFGVEDLKEIIGTTATDPEVNQIEYNAFLQNQTPGIVEFSQSHNIAVEAYSPLAPITSGDLTQGKGLEFAKYLEELGAKYGKTNTQILLRWVIQTNVIPITTTSKVERLQELKGVFGWELEASEVSKISELGKAYGTLRKYWKPEYSKYD
- a CDS encoding uncharacterized protein (PKUD0E05860; similar to Saccharomyces cerevisiae YLR245C (CDD1); ancestral locus Anc_8.391) — protein: MEVGVSYRYLSSPCSKTSPPSPSPVYCADFPLTMSAESLVTKEEYELLKTTVLKAQEIAYCPYSKFRVGCAILAESGKLYTGCNVENAAYTAGICAERTAMSKAVSEGDRVFKAIAIVTDSPTCSSPCGVCRQFIREFSGANQIGKKKLQLPIIMFNNDTSKSTIKTLDELLPNSFGPEDLGF